Genomic window (Neodiprion lecontei isolate iyNeoLeco1 chromosome 7, iyNeoLeco1.1, whole genome shotgun sequence):
cattttttggccgaaaattCTCGATCTCAGATTCGATCAGTGTCACCCTTTTcagactaattggacccccaggaactcgatagacgcagcgaaaagtgcgtgggatcaacaggagagacattacgaaggaaaatgcaccagctgaaaaatgtcgaaaacacaggttttcgttttctggctgtaacttgagatgcgttgatcgcagcgtattgggactgcgcccaatcgatttctctcgcaaaattacgtcggcaTGGTgcttgaaagaatttattccagcacttttgaaaatcgcgaaaattttcgcaaaaaatgcaaaggggttagccttactttttctccatttttcgaccaaaaattttgggtctccgattcgatttgtatgaccttttcctgactaattggaccctcgggaactcagaaaacgcagcgaaaagagcgtgggatcaacaggagagaaatggcgaaggaaaaagcacctgctgaaaaatgtcgaaaatacaggtttccgttttttggctgtaactttttatacaataatcgcagcgtattgggactgcgcccaatcgatttctctcccAAAATGACGTCGGCAtggtgcatcaaagaatttattccagcacttttcaaaatcgcgaaaattttcaccataaatgcaaaggggttagccttacttttttttcattttttgaccgTAAATGTGTGGTCTCggattcaattattatcaccCTTCTCTGACTGAGTGGACCCCCAGAAACTCGATAGACGCAGCGAAAAGgacgtgggatcaacaggagagacaTTACGaacgaaaaagcaccagctgaaaaatgtcgaaaaaacagatTCTcattttctggctgtaacttgaGATGCGTTGGTCGCAGCGTGATGGGACTGCGccgaatcgatttctctcgcaggaTCACGTCGGAGTAgggcatcaaagaatttatgccagcactcttcaaaatcgcgaaaattttcgctatcaatgcaaaggggttagccttactttttcttcatttttgggccgaaatttttggtctctgattcgatttgtatgaccctttcttGACTAATCGGACCcataggaactcagaaaacgcagcaaaaagagcgtgggatcaacgggagagaagatacagACGAAAAAGcacttgctgaaaaatgtggaaaacacgggttctcattttttggctgtaacttcagatgcgtcgatcgcagcgtattgggactgcgcccaatcgatttctctcgcaaaattacgtcggaatagtgccgaaacgaatttattccagcactttccgaaatcgcgaaaattttccccaaaaatggaaaggggttaaccCTGAAGAATTGGTCTCATGCCTCAAGATAAATAGTAAGAGTCGAAAAGCATTTTTATACCTTAATGGAAACTGCAGTAGCTCGGTTCGTTCCGCCTAAATCGTTCATTTAATCCCGTCTTCAGATCTTTCTTGGTGGTCAGCTTGCGAAACTGAAAGAATACTTTTCTCCGTGATTACGGAATGTGCATATCCGAATGATGTTACGAAATTAATATCACCTATCTCATGCCGAAATTAAAACAGGTTCAAAGTTACCTCAATCATTGACCTCATTAACGAAAAGGTTAAAACAATATTCAGCCGATTACACCTCATCCCATGTCTTCATAAGTCATTGGTCAATTCTGTAAATACAATGTCTGATCGTTGTTATACGTCAGCTCTGTTTTCTCAATTCATTTCTGCAGGTTGTTTTTTCACGAGTCGATACTACTTAGTAATGTTATCACGAGATAGTCGCAATTGAGTATtgagtaaattattttatttgagaGCTACGCAGATCCGTTCGAAAATcaagaaatagaaatatttctcAGCTATCGATGcgtcattttatattatttaaaagtTGTCAAAAATCAGATAAATCAGCTTCATTTCACACTATCGAcggctcattttatttcagtgtCTGTATTGTTTGTAAATCACTGATACAGACTTTCTCTACTGCTCGAATCAATACTACGAATTGTTGATCACAATCAAGGATAGATTTTCACTAGCTGCTGCCTACCACTTTGACCTTCGGAAAGTTGAAAAGCTCATCCAGAATGTCAGGTGACCATAAACGAAGTAGATATGACTGAGACATCTCTGATTCACATCGGTAACTTTTGAATCGTGAATCCTAACGAATCAGAACTACGCGCAAATGACTATTACTGTGAAATGGCGTCGATATAGATGTTGTCTAGACTGATTCGAGCTTTTTTCCGAAAATTGCCAAATTTGtttagaataaaattgaaaggtTTGACCTTTTTTGTCTTCGATTTTCGGAGctcacaaattttcatttcagacCCGATTTTCAGGAGTGTTTGCCCAATAACTGATAACTACCTCAGGAACACAAAAACCACGATAATCATTCTTAAACTTTCACAACCACTCGTTACATACATTGTATTATACGCTATATTATACAGGCATGTGCCGTCTAATTACGCACTAAGATCTAGCATGAATCGGTGAAATTAAAGTCAATTGCAAAAATGGAAATATCCATAATCACAGTTCGTTCTCACGGTCGCAAAGTTTTGGCCTCCTAACCAATCGTGAGGAGCtctgtttctttgttttggaccCGACCAACGTAGAAATCATCCTCTAATCATCTTGGGTTTGCGCGCACATTCGAATGATACGATAATTTACTGACACCACCGGCACGAGGTTATAGTCCTCTTCAAAATCTTTTCCTACGACAAATACCAATTCGAGGTGCGATCTTTTCgccgatttttaaactttcagCGTACCccatttacttttgataaTGTTGTtatcatttcaaatattttacctATAACGCAcgatgaaaaacttttttttcgaagcGTAACGTTGTGTGAAATACGTTGAATCGAAGGACATTAGTCGCATTGTACGATTGCAGTTGACTCCAAGGTCATGAAACATCTCTGGTACAAAAACTGCACGACTCTCAGGAATTTGTGCGTGAACTTTGACCGACGCCGATAACTGCAAACTTTGACGACACGCAACAATAACTATCGTACTGCAAAAACATACGTTATGTATGGAAATATTTGATTACGGCTTGATTGTCTTTGTCTTCTTCATATCTATTTTCGCGTTGCGAGGTTATAATAAAAGTATGAATTTCAATCGATAATCTAATATTTTACGAATTCAAAAAACGAATTGACCTCATAGATTGTTTACATCTCCGCGAATTTTTGGATTGGAACGGTTACCTTGACGATGGATTTTTTAGGTCAAAGACAACTGACAACAATGCGACAGACTCAGTATAAAACGTGGGCGAAAGTGAATTTGGTCATCAACGACAGTGACTGCTCCAAGATGACGAAGGCTAGCAAGGAGTTCCTCGTTAAGCAGCAGAGGGTTTTCGACTTGCTGTGGCGCGTCGATCAGCCTGAACTTAAACCTGAGCTCTACGCCCTGGGAAAGTCATACAAGATTGGAGTGGACTTGAATTGTTACTCAAATCAGGTGAGAAATTACGTCAACTTGTTTTTCTCTGGACCTCGGACTACAGCGATAATTTTCCTAGGATGCCGTTAAAGAATTGCTGGCACTGCATCAGCGCGGGATGCTGTCTCGTGGAAAAATCTTTTCGATTTTCCACTCGGACCACCTGCACGAGGCCATAGCTCTTTTCAAGGTACTTTATCACTCCAAGGACTTTGATACCTTCTGCAAGACCGCCGCTTGGGCTCGAATCCACGTTAACGAGGGGATGTACGTCTACGCCTTCAGCGTCGCCGTAATCCGCTACCCTGAAACCTTTCGAATCCGACTTCCTTCTCTCCACGAGTTATACCCCCATCTCTTCTTCAAGAACGAAGTTATCCGAACTGCTTACGATGCGAAACTCTACAACGGTGAGTCAGTCAATCACTCGTTCAAGCTCTACGTGGCCTCGAATGTCTCTCACGTATACGGCTTTACTAACCAGTGTTCATTTTCGCTATTTTCAGATCCCACCAAGACCGTGGCGTCATCCGATGGTGCAATTATCATTCCGGATAATGATTCTATCCCGTCCTCGGAGTGCTGCTCCCCCGACGAATATAAACTTCGTTACTTCACCGAGGACGTATATTCCAATGAAATATATTACTTCTCTCAACTTAGTCATCCATTCTGGATGAAATCTGGAGAATTTGGACCACACTTCCCAAAACGTGGTGAAGTATATTTCTTTGCATTGAGGCTCCAACTTGCCCGCTACAACATGGAACGGTTCAGTAACGGCTTGGGTGAGATCGAAGATTTCGACTGGAGTTATCCGATCCCGCACGGTTACCATCCTAGCATGAGCTATCACAACGGTTTGCTGGTCCCTCACCGAAGCGACGACGCCATGCTTCCCAATCATAAGCTCGGCTTGATCAAGGTAACCGATTTTGGACTTGAATGCACGTCCATCAGTAATCATTTTCCACTTGAACCTGTCGATCCAGTCGTCGAGTTaccatttgatttttcaacaggAGCTTCGCAATCTTGAACAACTTTTCGCGTCGGCAATCAATTCGGGATTCGTCTTTCACAAAAATGCAACATTCGAATCTATTCGCACTCGAAGTGGTATCGAGGTTCTCGGTAATCTCATCCAAGGAAACGCTGACTCCGTCAACCATGATTTGTACGGCAATTACGAGCTGCTCGCTAGAGACGTGCTCGGCTTTAGCCCGGCGCCTCGTGGCAAATACGACGTTGTACCGAGCATCATGCAGGTCTACGGCCTGAGCCTACGGGACCCGATGTACTGGAGTCTTGTCAAGAGGATCATGAGCTACCACAAAAAGTTAGTGTTCATTATCCATAATTCTACTGAGCACTTCTGGCAGGCTAGCAATTGCGCAAACGCAGAATACGACGCAATATTGATCACGAAACTTAGTAATAAGTGGCGTGATTTTCTTAGACTGGAGATTAGAGAAGACTGATTCTCGGCTAGAGCGCGTACAATTGTCGGGTAGATGCCATCAATGTTCTTTTCTTCCAGATTCGTGTCATACCTGCCAAAGTACACGTACAAAGACTTGGCCTTCCCCGACGTAAAGATAGAATCAGTGGCTGTCGACAAGGTTGAGACGTATTTCGATGATGTCGACTACCTGATCTCGGCTGCGGTGAAAGCACGCAACGCAGACGACAAAACTTTGATCAAGGCTCGACAATACCGGTTGAATCACAAGCCTTACACCTACCACATCACTGTGAACAGCAAGGCAGCCATGCAGGGCTACTTGAGCATCTACATGGGACCCAAATATGATTTCAACCACGAAGAGATTGATCTCACCAAGAACTACGACCAGTTCATACTTCTGGACGCATGGGGCGTTGATCGTTAGTATAATTTGCTGATTATATATACAGGGTTTCAGCTCGATGACTGTTACATCGTctcttcgttcaatttcagtCCAACTCGGGATCAACAAAATCAAACGCAGCAGTGCCGAATCTGAATACGTAGGGTGCGACCCAGTGAGCAGCGATGTGTTCTACCGAGAAATCGAGAGAGCTATCACGGGTGAAACCATTTACGAGATTCCCAAGTACCCTTACAGATATCCGGAGCGCCTGGTTATCCCTAAGGGATCCCCGGAGGGTGTGCCCTTCCAGTTCTTCGTCCACGTTACTCCCTACGCCGAAAAGAGCATGTACCATTTCCATTCTGCGATGTTCGG
Coding sequences:
- the LOC107219058 gene encoding arylphorin subunit alpha, giving the protein MTKASKEFLVKQQRVFDLLWRVDQPELKPELYALGKSYKIGVDLNCYSNQDAVKELLALHQRGMLSRGKIFSIFHSDHLHEAIALFKVLYHSKDFDTFCKTAAWARIHVNEGMYVYAFSVAVIRYPETFRIRLPSLHELYPHLFFKNEVIRTAYDAKLYNDPTKTVASSDGAIIIPDNDSIPSSECCSPDEYKLRYFTEDVYSNEIYYFSQLSHPFWMKSGEFGPHFPKRGEVYFFALRLQLARYNMERFSNGLGEIEDFDWSYPIPHGYHPSMSYHNGLLVPHRSDDAMLPNHKLGLIKELRNLEQLFASAINSGFVFHKNATFESIRTRSGIEVLGNLIQGNADSVNHDLYGNYELLARDVLGFSPAPRGKYDVVPSIMQVYGLSLRDPMYWSLVKRIMSYHKKFVSYLPKYTYKDLAFPDVKIESVAVDKVETYFDDVDYLISAAVKARNADDKTLIKARQYRLNHKPYTYHITVNSKAAMQGYLSIYMGPKYDFNHEEIDLTKNYDQFILLDAWGVDLQLGINKIKRSSAESEYVGCDPVSSDVFYREIERAITGETIYEIPKYPYRYPERLVIPKGSPEGVPFQFFVHVTPYAEKSMYHFHSAMFGDKKILDKPLGFPLDKPSNFNIADLPNAYLKEFKVYHKEESEISESA